The following coding sequences are from one Oryzisolibacter sp. LB2S window:
- a CDS encoding 4Fe-4S dicluster domain-containing protein has translation MHAPRKALPAIALDRCTGCGWCVAVCPPHVLSLQVQGDARFGPKRSVLHDAPGCTGCALCALRCPFDAIRMVRHRTRQRNSNENGL, from the coding sequence ATGCACGCACCGCGCAAGGCCCTGCCCGCCATCGCCCTCGACCGCTGCACCGGCTGCGGCTGGTGCGTGGCCGTCTGCCCGCCGCATGTGCTGTCGCTGCAGGTGCAGGGCGACGCGCGCTTCGGCCCCAAGCGCTCGGTGCTGCACGACGCACCCGGCTGCACCGGCTGCGCGCTCTGCGCGCTGCGCTGCCCGTTCGACGCGATCCGCATGGTGCGCCACAGGACGCGCCAAAGAAATTCCAATGAAAATGGCCTCTAA
- a CDS encoding GNAT family N-acetyltransferase, with protein sequence MSSLTIRPATVADTDTILRFVRDLAIYEKAEHEVLTTPGHVQRTLFCADPKVFGLICEQDGQALGFAVYFFNYSTWQGRHGLYLEDLYVAPEHRGRGAGMALLRHLARIAVEQDCGRFEWSVLDWNTPSIAFYESVGARPQSEWIRYRLTGAELRALAAA encoded by the coding sequence ATGAGTTCCCTGACCATCCGCCCCGCCACCGTCGCGGACACCGACACCATCCTGCGCTTTGTGCGCGATCTCGCCATCTACGAGAAGGCCGAGCACGAGGTGCTGACCACGCCCGGCCATGTGCAGCGCACGCTGTTCTGTGCCGACCCCAAGGTCTTCGGCCTGATCTGCGAGCAGGACGGCCAGGCGCTGGGCTTTGCCGTGTACTTCTTCAACTACTCCACCTGGCAGGGCCGCCACGGCCTGTATCTGGAGGACCTGTACGTCGCGCCCGAGCACCGCGGCCGGGGCGCGGGCATGGCGCTGCTCAGGCACCTGGCACGCATCGCCGTGGAGCAGGACTGCGGCCGCTTCGAGTGGAGCGTGCTGGACTGGAACACGCCCTCCATCGCCTTCTACGAAAGCGTGGGCGCCAGGCCGCAGAGCGAGTGGATTCGCTACCGCCTCACGGGCGCCGAGCTGCGGGCGCTGGCCGCGGCGTGA
- a CDS encoding 3-deoxy-7-phosphoheptulonate synthase: protein MTHCDRPTNPPTTQDTTRINDLRIKAVRPLITPAILEEWLPAPEAAQALVEASRVAISRVLHGQDDRLIVVVGPCSIHDHDQAMEYARLLKHEADALARDLLVVMRVYFEKPRTTVGWKGYINDPHLDGSFAINEGLEKARTLLLDVLALGLPVGTEFLDLLSPQYISDLVSWGAIGARTTESQSHRQLASGLSCPVGFKNGTDGGVKVAVDAILAAESEHAFMGMTKMGQTAIFETRGNHDCHVILRGGKAPNYGADHVQAACELLEKAGQRPQVMIDLSHANSSKQHARQILVAEDVAAQIAAGDARITGVMIESHLQEGRQDIVPGQPLAHGVSVTDACISYAQTVPVLERLAAAVRARRTHVTR from the coding sequence ATGACCCATTGCGACCGCCCCACCAATCCACCCACTACCCAGGACACCACGCGCATCAATGACCTGCGCATCAAGGCCGTGCGCCCGCTGATCACGCCCGCCATCCTCGAGGAATGGCTGCCCGCACCCGAGGCCGCGCAGGCGCTGGTGGAGGCCAGCCGCGTTGCCATCTCGCGCGTGCTGCACGGTCAGGACGACCGACTCATCGTCGTCGTCGGGCCCTGCTCCATCCACGACCACGACCAGGCCATGGAGTACGCGCGCCTGCTCAAGCACGAGGCCGACGCGCTGGCCCGGGACCTGCTCGTCGTGATGCGCGTGTACTTCGAGAAGCCGCGCACCACCGTGGGCTGGAAGGGCTACATCAACGACCCGCACCTCGATGGCAGCTTCGCCATCAACGAGGGCCTGGAGAAGGCGCGCACCCTGCTGCTCGACGTGCTGGCCCTGGGCCTGCCCGTGGGCACGGAGTTTCTGGACCTGCTCTCGCCCCAGTACATCAGCGACCTCGTGAGCTGGGGCGCGATAGGCGCGCGCACCACCGAGAGCCAGAGCCACCGCCAGCTCGCCAGCGGCCTGTCCTGCCCCGTGGGCTTCAAGAACGGCACGGATGGCGGCGTGAAGGTGGCCGTGGACGCCATCCTCGCGGCGGAATCCGAGCACGCCTTCATGGGCATGACCAAGATGGGCCAGACCGCCATCTTCGAGACGCGCGGCAACCACGACTGTCATGTGATCCTGCGCGGCGGCAAGGCCCCCAACTACGGCGCAGACCATGTGCAGGCGGCCTGCGAGCTGCTCGAGAAGGCCGGCCAGCGCCCCCAGGTGATGATCGACCTGTCGCATGCCAACAGCAGCAAGCAGCATGCGCGCCAGATCCTCGTGGCCGAGGACGTGGCCGCGCAGATCGCCGCGGGCGACGCGCGCATCACCGGCGTGATGATCGAAAGCCATCTGCAGGAGGGCCGCCAGGACATCGTGCCCGGCCAGCCGCTCGCGCACGGCGTGTCGGTGACCGACGCCTGCATCAGCTATGCGCAGACGGTGCCGGTGCTCGAGCGGCTCGCCGCCGCGGTACGCGCGCGACGCACACATGTAACGCGCTGA
- the dinG gene encoding ATP-dependent DNA helicase DinG — MSAQQWADQALQSFEAVVQSTDGFRPREGQRSMAALVAQTFARAQLGKQGEDADPPERAIAVVQAGTGVGKSLAYSVPAIAMALARGTRVLISTATVALQEQLVHKDLPQLAERMEQPFAFALAKGRGRYVCKLKLERLAGGGTGGDDDLPDDDLFPDELAAQRPRARHDGEARMKFYASLADALATGLWDGDRDNLASPPEPEVWSPVAAEASSCTGRHCPLFGQCSYYERRKQLVAAQVIVANHDLLLSSLGARLLPELDNCLLIIDEAHHLPATALDQFACEADLSRLTWIDRLASRALRIGQLVEVEEIADIPNHAARLRAALQDAARLVMDVYGEQLRAPVPGRRPFASAMPTRARVAGGVLPEALVEPFAQAAHHAGGFLDALRAIAKALRSEMRDKPDEARRLSQLYAQIGSLAPRLEAVHAAAQLLLQDAPEGAVPAAKWFTLEVDGDFIVVRAHASPVLPGAALAGRLWSAVRGAVLTSATLTSCGQFDFFLREAGLHGDAAVTTLAVDSPFDYARQGTLVASETRAEPRDAQAFTAEMVDALLSDLALVEAGALVLFTSREQMRQAVDLLPTAMRASVLVQNTLPRQQLLARHRERVAGGLPSIIFGMQSFGEGLDLPGALCESLFITKLPFAPPDDPVGEARAEWLRGAGRDPFSELVVPATAIRLAQWVGRAIRTEDDHAHVYCYDKRLVRTGYGQRLLNGLPPFALQRRQSAA, encoded by the coding sequence ATGTCCGCACAGCAATGGGCCGATCAGGCCCTGCAATCCTTCGAGGCCGTGGTGCAGTCCACCGACGGATTTCGCCCGCGCGAGGGCCAGCGCAGCATGGCCGCGCTGGTGGCGCAGACCTTTGCGCGCGCGCAGCTGGGCAAGCAGGGCGAGGATGCCGACCCGCCCGAGCGCGCCATCGCCGTGGTGCAGGCCGGCACGGGCGTGGGCAAGTCGCTGGCCTACAGCGTGCCCGCGATTGCCATGGCGCTGGCGCGCGGCACGCGCGTGCTGATCTCCACGGCCACCGTGGCGCTGCAGGAGCAGCTGGTGCACAAGGACCTGCCGCAGCTGGCCGAGCGCATGGAGCAGCCGTTTGCCTTCGCGCTCGCCAAGGGGCGCGGGCGCTATGTCTGCAAGCTCAAGCTCGAGCGCCTGGCCGGCGGCGGCACGGGCGGTGACGACGATCTGCCCGACGACGACCTGTTCCCCGACGAGCTGGCCGCGCAGCGCCCACGCGCGCGCCACGACGGCGAGGCGCGCATGAAGTTCTACGCCAGCCTGGCCGACGCCCTGGCCACGGGCCTGTGGGACGGCGATCGCGACAACCTGGCGAGCCCGCCCGAGCCCGAGGTGTGGAGCCCCGTGGCGGCCGAGGCCAGCTCCTGCACGGGTCGGCATTGCCCGCTGTTCGGCCAATGCAGCTACTACGAGCGGCGCAAGCAGCTCGTCGCGGCCCAGGTCATCGTCGCCAACCACGACCTGCTGCTGTCGTCCCTCGGCGCGCGCCTCTTGCCCGAACTCGACAACTGCCTGCTCATCATCGACGAGGCGCACCACCTGCCGGCCACGGCGCTGGACCAGTTCGCCTGCGAGGCCGACCTCTCGCGCCTGACCTGGATAGACAGGCTGGCCAGCCGCGCGCTGCGCATAGGCCAGCTGGTCGAGGTCGAGGAGATTGCCGACATTCCCAACCACGCCGCGCGCCTGCGCGCCGCGCTGCAGGACGCCGCGCGCCTGGTCATGGATGTCTATGGCGAGCAGCTGCGCGCCCCCGTGCCCGGCCGGCGCCCGTTTGCCTCTGCCATGCCCACGCGTGCCCGCGTGGCGGGTGGTGTGCTGCCCGAGGCGCTGGTCGAGCCCTTTGCCCAGGCCGCGCACCACGCGGGCGGCTTTCTCGACGCGCTGCGCGCCATCGCCAAGGCGCTGCGCAGCGAGATGCGCGACAAGCCCGACGAGGCGCGGCGCCTGTCCCAGCTCTACGCCCAGATCGGCAGCCTGGCCCCGCGCCTGGAGGCCGTGCACGCGGCGGCCCAGCTGCTGCTGCAGGACGCGCCCGAGGGGGCGGTGCCGGCGGCCAAGTGGTTCACGCTCGAGGTCGATGGCGACTTCATCGTCGTGCGCGCGCACGCGAGCCCCGTGCTGCCCGGCGCCGCGCTGGCCGGCCGGCTGTGGTCGGCCGTGCGCGGCGCGGTGCTGACCTCGGCCACGCTCACGAGCTGCGGGCAGTTCGACTTCTTTCTGCGCGAAGCCGGCCTGCATGGCGACGCCGCCGTGACCACGCTGGCCGTGGACAGCCCGTTCGACTACGCGCGCCAGGGCACGCTGGTGGCCAGCGAGACGCGCGCCGAGCCGCGCGACGCCCAGGCCTTCACGGCCGAGATGGTGGACGCGCTGCTCAGCGACCTGGCCCTGGTCGAGGCCGGCGCGCTGGTGCTGTTCACCTCGCGCGAGCAGATGCGCCAGGCCGTGGACCTGCTGCCCACGGCCATGCGCGCCAGCGTGCTGGTGCAGAACACCCTGCCGCGCCAGCAGCTGCTCGCGCGCCACCGCGAGCGGGTGGCAGGCGGCCTGCCGTCCATCATCTTCGGCATGCAGTCCTTTGGCGAGGGCCTGGACCTGCCGGGCGCGCTGTGCGAATCGCTGTTCATCACCAAGCTGCCCTTCGCCCCGCCCGACGACCCCGTGGGCGAGGCGCGCGCCGAATGGCTGCGCGGCGCCGGGCGCGACCCGTTCAGCGAGCTCGTCGTGCCGGCCACGGCCATACGCCTGGCGCAATGGGTGGGCCGCGCCATACGCACCGAGGACGACCACGCCCATGTCTACTGCTACGACAAGCGCCTGGTGCGCACGGGCTATGGCCAGCGCCTGCTCAACGGCCTGCCGCCGTTTGCGCTGCAGCGGCGACAATCGGCCGCGTGA
- a CDS encoding YkgJ family cysteine cluster protein, translating into MRSPIAIVDVDRPESWTRWRAGLCADCAANCCTMPLEVQLPDLVRLGLVDAFEAEHEEPRLIARRLQKARLIDHFNHKHLLFTLARRANGDCQYLHPQTRLCTVYEQRPETCRLHPQKKSPRPGWCAYGAKGLQRR; encoded by the coding sequence ATGAGATCACCGATCGCCATCGTCGACGTGGACCGCCCGGAGAGCTGGACGCGCTGGCGCGCCGGCCTGTGCGCGGACTGCGCGGCCAACTGCTGCACCATGCCGCTCGAGGTGCAGCTGCCCGACCTGGTGCGCCTGGGTCTGGTCGACGCCTTCGAGGCCGAGCACGAGGAGCCGCGGCTGATTGCGCGCCGGCTGCAGAAGGCCCGGCTGATCGACCATTTCAACCACAAGCACCTGCTGTTCACGCTGGCGCGGCGCGCCAACGGCGACTGCCAGTACCTGCACCCGCAGACCCGGCTGTGCACGGTGTACGAACAGCGGCCCGAGACCTGCCGCCTGCACCCGCAGAAGAAAAGCCCCCGGCCGGGCTGGTGCGCCTACGGCGCGAAGGGCTTGCAGCGGCGCTGA
- a CDS encoding chloride channel protein, with protein sequence MRRLSPAEPLLMLATVALWLVLAMLTGALVGTVCSLFLRLLHVSEGHLYDAPWALIAALLPLAGLANGLLLHHGQRLNTTGLKDEPIAAVNEQHGRMPLAMLWIKPVAALITLGCGGSAGKEGPCSHIGAGVAAGLGQALRLNAELRKRLVACGVSAGFASVFGTPVAGAIYGVEMLAIGRIRHDFLFPGIVAGVTAFVVSRFWGVPYPEYHIGFEPTLTQWLFLKTVLIGVLCGVAASWFVEAVELVRQGFAWLGRRFTLWPPLLPLAGGMLLALLLTVLPRDFMGLSLPIMERALQGEAMPWLGFVFKIVLVALTLGSGFYGGIVTPQFVIGAVLGGAVAPLLGMHPAQGAAVGMVAVVASASNTPVAAVFMGVELFGGASTLYVAGACVSAYLMIGHRSVYPAQHLAYPKAAWFTAPADQPVGHEKVQLSYGLLRWWSEVVRPLWQRLREAARRR encoded by the coding sequence ATGCGACGCCTGTCTCCCGCCGAACCCCTGCTCATGCTGGCCACGGTCGCCCTGTGGCTGGTGCTGGCCATGCTCACCGGGGCGCTCGTGGGCACGGTGTGCAGCCTGTTCCTGCGCCTGCTGCACGTCAGCGAGGGGCATTTGTACGACGCGCCCTGGGCACTGATCGCGGCGCTGCTGCCGCTCGCGGGTCTGGCCAACGGACTGCTGCTGCACCATGGCCAGCGCCTGAACACGACCGGCCTCAAGGATGAGCCCATCGCCGCCGTCAACGAGCAGCATGGCCGCATGCCGCTGGCGATGCTGTGGATCAAGCCCGTGGCGGCGCTCATCACGCTGGGCTGCGGCGGCTCGGCGGGCAAGGAGGGGCCCTGCTCGCACATAGGCGCCGGCGTGGCCGCCGGCCTGGGCCAGGCCCTGCGCCTGAACGCCGAGCTGCGCAAGCGCCTCGTGGCCTGCGGCGTGAGCGCCGGCTTTGCCAGCGTCTTCGGCACGCCGGTCGCCGGCGCGATCTATGGCGTGGAGATGCTGGCCATCGGCCGCATACGCCATGACTTTCTGTTCCCGGGCATCGTGGCCGGCGTGACGGCGTTTGTCGTGAGCCGCTTCTGGGGCGTGCCCTACCCCGAGTACCACATCGGCTTTGAGCCGACGCTCACGCAATGGCTGTTCCTCAAGACGGTGCTCATCGGCGTGCTGTGCGGCGTGGCGGCGTCCTGGTTCGTCGAGGCCGTGGAGCTCGTGCGCCAGGGCTTTGCCTGGCTCGGCCGGCGGTTCACGCTGTGGCCGCCGCTGCTGCCGCTGGCCGGGGGCATGCTGCTCGCACTGCTGCTGACCGTGCTGCCGCGCGACTTCATGGGCCTGTCGCTGCCCATCATGGAGCGCGCGCTGCAGGGCGAGGCCATGCCCTGGCTGGGCTTTGTGTTCAAGATCGTGCTCGTGGCGCTGACCCTGGGCTCGGGCTTCTACGGCGGCATCGTCACGCCCCAGTTCGTCATCGGCGCGGTGCTGGGCGGGGCCGTGGCCCCGCTGCTGGGCATGCACCCGGCCCAGGGCGCGGCCGTGGGCATGGTGGCCGTGGTGGCATCGGCCTCGAACACGCCCGTGGCCGCGGTGTTCATGGGCGTGGAGCTGTTTGGCGGCGCCTCCACGCTCTACGTGGCCGGGGCCTGCGTGTCGGCCTATCTGATGATCGGCCACCGCAGCGTCTATCCGGCGCAGCATCTGGCCTACCCCAAGGCGGCCTGGTTCACGGCACCGGCCGATCAGCCCGTGGGGCACGAGAAGGTGCAACTGTCCTATGGGCTGCTGCGCTGGTGGAGCGAGGTCGTGCGGCCCCTGTGGCAGCGCCTGCGCGAGGCGGCCCGGCGCCGCTGA
- a CDS encoding acylphosphatase, translating to MSQDPSRIARHLHIHGRVQGVYYRQSMIEAAERLGLQGWVRNRLDGSVEALALGPAGAVQALIDWARRGPPAAQVQRVDVQEMDVAQLAGLPEGFHRRETV from the coding sequence ATGTCCCAAGACCCCAGTCGCATCGCCAGACACCTGCACATCCACGGCCGCGTGCAGGGCGTGTACTACCGCCAGTCCATGATCGAGGCCGCCGAGCGCCTGGGCCTGCAGGGCTGGGTGCGCAACCGGCTCGATGGCAGCGTGGAGGCGCTGGCCCTGGGCCCGGCGGGCGCCGTGCAGGCGCTGATCGACTGGGCGCGGCGCGGGCCGCCCGCGGCGCAGGTGCAGCGCGTCGACGTGCAGGAGATGGATGTCGCGCAGCTGGCCGGCCTGCCCGAAGGCTTTCACCGGCGCGAGACCGTGTGA
- a CDS encoding tetratricopeptide repeat protein: MTLTDPAGHHVSGATPESLAALEQATHELLCMVDDPVASVERALAASPEMTMAHVLKAWLHLLGTDPSALPVARASCASAAALPADDRERRHIEAAAALSQGRWCEASLRLEDLSARYPRDVLALQAGHQIDFFRGDSRMLRDRIARALPAWGPDLPGYHGVLGMYAFGLEETGDWGQAERTGRRAVDLQPRDSWAWHAVAHVLEMRNAPREGIAWLHPSRDTWASGSFLAVHNSWHLALFELELDEHAAALRLFDETVGTSGSTLVMDLIDASAMLWRLRLRGVDVGARWESVADRWQEALASSGKDRYAFNDFHAMLAYVCTGRVQAQRDLIEAMREAAIAPTDNGAFTREVGLPAAEAVRALAQDEAQRALDLLRPIRSGAHRFGGSHAQRDLLDLTLIDAAQRAGDDALSAALAAERAAMRPHSPLARRLVQRCAAPPMQRNGTARELVQACSA, encoded by the coding sequence ATGACACTGACCGACCCGGCCGGACACCATGTGTCCGGCGCCACCCCCGAAAGCCTCGCCGCGCTGGAGCAGGCGACCCATGAACTGCTGTGCATGGTGGACGATCCCGTCGCAAGCGTGGAACGCGCCCTGGCCGCCAGCCCCGAGATGACCATGGCCCATGTGCTCAAGGCCTGGCTGCACCTGCTGGGCACCGACCCCTCGGCCTTGCCGGTGGCTCGGGCCAGTTGCGCCAGCGCCGCCGCATTGCCCGCCGACGACCGCGAGCGCCGCCACATCGAAGCCGCCGCCGCGCTGAGCCAGGGCCGCTGGTGCGAAGCCTCGCTGCGGCTCGAAGACCTCAGCGCCCGCTACCCGCGCGACGTGCTGGCGCTGCAGGCAGGCCACCAGATCGACTTCTTTCGCGGCGACAGCCGCATGCTGCGCGATCGCATCGCCCGCGCGCTGCCGGCCTGGGGGCCCGACCTGCCCGGCTACCACGGCGTGCTGGGCATGTACGCCTTCGGGCTGGAGGAAACCGGCGACTGGGGCCAGGCAGAAAGGACGGGCCGGCGCGCCGTCGATCTGCAGCCGCGCGACAGCTGGGCCTGGCACGCGGTGGCGCATGTGCTGGAGATGCGCAACGCGCCGCGCGAAGGCATCGCCTGGCTGCACCCGTCGCGTGACACCTGGGCGAGCGGCAGCTTCCTGGCCGTGCACAACAGCTGGCACCTGGCGCTGTTCGAGCTGGAGCTCGACGAGCACGCGGCGGCGCTGCGACTGTTCGACGAAACCGTCGGCACCTCGGGCTCGACACTGGTCATGGACCTGATCGACGCCAGCGCCATGCTGTGGCGTCTGCGGCTGCGCGGGGTGGATGTCGGCGCACGCTGGGAGTCGGTGGCGGACCGCTGGCAGGAGGCGCTGGCAAGCAGCGGCAAGGACAGGTACGCATTCAACGATTTCCACGCCATGCTCGCCTATGTGTGCACCGGCCGGGTGCAGGCGCAGCGCGATCTGATCGAGGCCATGCGCGAGGCCGCCATCGCCCCCACCGACAACGGCGCCTTCACGCGCGAGGTCGGCCTGCCGGCGGCCGAGGCGGTGCGCGCACTGGCGCAGGACGAGGCGCAGCGCGCACTGGATCTGCTGCGGCCCATCCGCAGCGGCGCCCACCGCTTCGGCGGCAGCCATGCGCAGCGCGACCTGCTCGACCTGACCCTGATCGACGCGGCGCAGCGCGCGGGCGACGACGCCCTGTCGGCCGCGCTGGCCGCCGAGCGCGCGGCGATGCGCCCCCACAGCCCCCTGGCCCGGCGCCTGGTGCAGCGCTGCGCAGCGCCGCCAATGCAGCGCAACGGCACCGCGCGGGAACTCGTTCAGGCCTGCAGCGCGTAG
- a CDS encoding homoserine dehydrogenase, translating to MFAEPELSPLPQARAHAPARPPALRVGLIGMGTVGRGVWQVLARNQGPIAARAGRAITIVAVATRTPARAAAMLGDAPGVRLLDDPLRLATDPGVDVVLELAGGTQAARDWVLTALAHGKHVVTANKALLATHGEELARAAARHDRVLAYEAAVAGGVPVIKALREGLAGNRIESLTGVLNGTSNYILTRMQAHGLGFAAALTEAQALGYAEADPSLDVDGHDAAHKLALLAANAFGMPLRLDAVHVEGITDLQPGDLAAAAQLGYAVKPLAVARRRAQGVEMRVHPALVPQGQPLAHLDGATNGLLVRADAGGDIFCSGAGAGGEPTASAVLADLVDLARRPAGAHVPTLGVHERAADQPAPLPMSAVRTGHLLRLLPGAALNEAEVLRLLARAGVTLRRRAWGPAHAGAPTLLLLTAPVPDAVAARAAELLQARCGAQVRRLRVEEFSPDDIQ from the coding sequence ATGTTTGCAGAACCCGAGCTCAGTCCCCTGCCCCAGGCCCGCGCCCACGCGCCGGCCCGCCCCCCTGCCCTGCGCGTGGGCCTGATCGGCATGGGCACGGTGGGCCGCGGCGTGTGGCAGGTGCTCGCGCGCAACCAGGGGCCGATCGCCGCGCGCGCGGGGCGTGCCATCACCATCGTCGCCGTGGCCACGCGCACGCCGGCGCGCGCCGCGGCCATGCTGGGCGATGCGCCCGGCGTGCGCCTGCTGGATGATCCCCTGCGGCTCGCCACCGACCCCGGCGTGGACGTGGTGCTCGAGCTCGCCGGCGGCACCCAAGCCGCGCGCGACTGGGTGCTGACGGCCCTGGCCCACGGCAAGCATGTGGTGACGGCCAACAAGGCGCTGCTGGCCACGCATGGCGAGGAGCTGGCCCGCGCCGCCGCGCGCCACGACCGCGTGCTGGCCTACGAGGCCGCGGTGGCCGGTGGCGTGCCCGTCATCAAGGCGCTGCGCGAGGGGCTGGCGGGCAACCGCATCGAATCGCTCACCGGCGTGCTCAACGGCACGAGCAACTACATCCTGACGCGCATGCAGGCCCATGGCCTGGGCTTTGCCGCGGCCCTCACCGAGGCCCAGGCCCTGGGCTATGCCGAGGCCGACCCGTCGCTCGACGTGGATGGCCACGACGCCGCGCACAAGCTCGCGCTGCTGGCCGCCAACGCCTTCGGCATGCCGCTGCGGCTCGATGCCGTGCATGTCGAGGGCATCACCGACCTGCAGCCCGGCGACCTGGCCGCGGCCGCGCAGCTCGGCTATGCCGTCAAGCCGCTGGCCGTGGCGCGCCGCCGCGCGCAGGGCGTGGAGATGCGCGTACACCCCGCCCTGGTGCCGCAGGGCCAGCCGCTCGCCCATCTGGACGGCGCGACCAACGGCCTGCTGGTGCGGGCCGACGCCGGGGGCGACATCTTTTGCAGCGGCGCGGGCGCGGGCGGCGAGCCCACGGCCTCGGCCGTGCTGGCCGATCTGGTGGACCTGGCGCGCCGGCCCGCGGGCGCCCACGTGCCCACGCTGGGCGTGCACGAGCGCGCGGCCGACCAGCCCGCGCCCCTACCCATGAGCGCGGTGCGCACCGGCCACCTGCTGCGCCTGCTGCCGGGCGCTGCGCTGAACGAGGCCGAGGTGCTGCGCCTGCTGGCGCGCGCCGGCGTCACGCTGCGGCGCCGCGCCTGGGGCCCTGCCCATGCGGGTGCGCCCACGCTGCTGCTGCTCACCGCGCCCGTGCCGGACGCCGTGGCCGCGCGCGCGGCCGAGCTGCTGCAGGCGCGCTGCGGCGCCCAGGTGCGGCGCCTGCGCGTGGAGGAATTTTCCCCCGACGATATTCAATGA
- a CDS encoding C40 family peptidase has translation MRRHALPTLTLVTCLLLAGCGTTPGPSRGPAYSRLSAEQASDIAIHALGLVGTPYRYGGNTPDGGFDCSGLIGYVYKSRAGVAPPRTVAQLSGFGQPVDQDALRTGDLVVFGRGRPTHAGIYVGQGRFVHAPSTGGTVRMDDLHAGYWARQNQSFRRP, from the coding sequence ATGCGCCGCCATGCACTCCCTACCCTGACGCTGGTGACCTGCCTGCTGCTGGCCGGCTGCGGCACAACGCCCGGTCCATCGCGCGGCCCGGCCTATTCGCGCCTGTCGGCCGAGCAGGCCAGCGACATCGCCATCCACGCGCTGGGCCTGGTGGGCACGCCCTACCGCTATGGCGGCAACACGCCCGACGGGGGCTTCGACTGCAGCGGCCTGATCGGCTATGTCTACAAGAGCCGCGCCGGCGTGGCGCCGCCGCGCACCGTGGCGCAGCTGAGCGGCTTCGGGCAGCCGGTGGACCAGGACGCGCTGCGCACCGGCGATCTGGTGGTCTTCGGCCGCGGCCGACCCACGCATGCCGGCATCTATGTGGGCCAGGGCCGCTTCGTGCATGCGCCATCGACAGGCGGCACGGTGCGCATGGATGACCTGCATGCGGGCTACTGGGCCAGGCAGAACCAGAGCTTCCGCCGGCCGTGA
- a CDS encoding 3'-5' exonuclease — MPEPIAVIDFETTGMMPHQGARATEVAIVLLQGERVVDRFDSLMHTGVWIPPFITELTGITNAMVAEAPPAAEVMRAAARFVGDAPMVAHNASFDSKFWQAELAHAGLTAPQPFACTVLLSRRIFPDAPSHSLGRITDHLGLPRPGRAHRALADAEMAAALLARMQRELCLRYGLDWPDHALLMRLQRMARQSMGRLLQQHAQPRPDATIHR, encoded by the coding sequence ATGCCCGAACCCATCGCCGTCATCGACTTCGAGACCACCGGCATGATGCCGCACCAGGGCGCGCGCGCCACCGAGGTGGCCATCGTGCTGCTGCAGGGCGAGCGCGTCGTGGACCGCTTCGACAGCCTGATGCACACGGGCGTGTGGATACCGCCCTTCATCACCGAGCTCACCGGCATCACCAACGCCATGGTGGCCGAGGCCCCGCCCGCGGCCGAGGTGATGCGCGCGGCCGCGCGCTTTGTCGGCGACGCGCCCATGGTGGCGCACAACGCATCGTTCGACAGCAAGTTCTGGCAGGCCGAGCTCGCGCACGCGGGCCTGACCGCGCCCCAGCCCTTTGCCTGCACGGTGCTGCTGTCGCGCCGCATCTTCCCCGACGCGCCCAGCCACAGCCTGGGGCGCATCACCGACCACCTGGGCCTGCCCCGCCCCGGCCGCGCCCACCGCGCGCTGGCCGACGCCGAGATGGCCGCCGCCCTGCTCGCGCGCATGCAGCGCGAGCTGTGCCTGCGCTACGGGCTTGACTGGCCCGACCACGCGCTGCTCATGCGGCTGCAGCGCATGGCGCGCCAGTCCATGGGGCGGCTGTTGCAGCAGCACGCCCAGCCCAGGCCCGACGCCACAATACACCGATGA